One part of the Vicia villosa cultivar HV-30 ecotype Madison, WI linkage group LG6, Vvil1.0, whole genome shotgun sequence genome encodes these proteins:
- the LOC131611335 gene encoding aquaporin TIP1-3, which yields MPIYRIAIGSPAEAGQPDAIRAAFAEFFSMLIFVFAGQGSGMAYNKITNNGPATPAGLIAASLSHAFGLFVAVSVGANISGGHVNPAVTFGAFIGGNITLLRSMLYWIAQLLGSVVACILLKSATGGMETSAFAISSDISVWNALVFEIVMTFGLVYTVYATAVDPKKGNIGIIAPLAIGIIVGANILAGGAFDGASMNPAVSFGPAVVSWTWTHHWVYWVGPFIGAAVAAIVYDNIFIGEDGHEPLTSSDF from the exons ATGCCAATCTATAGAATTGCAATTGGATCTCCTGCAGAAGCTGGTCAACCTGATGCAATTAGAGCTGCATTTGCTGAATTCTTCTCTATGCTCATTTTTGTTTTTGCTGGTCAAGGCTCTGGCATGGCTTACA acaaaattacaaataatgGACCTGCAACACCTGCTGGTCTAATAGCTGCCTCCCTATCTCATGCATTTGGACTATTTGTTGCTGTTTCTGTTGGAGCAAACATCTCTGGTGGACATGTGAACCCTGCAGTCACATTTGGTGCCTTCATTGGTGGAAACATTACACTTTTGAGAAGTATGCTATATTGGATTGCACAGTTACTTGGTTCAGTTGTTGCTTGCATTCTTCTCAAGTCTGCCACTGGTGGAATG GAGACATCAGCATTTGCGATATCCTCCGACATATCAGTATGGAACGCACTAGTTTTTGAAATTGTGATGACATTTGGATTGGTATACACAGTCTATGCAACAGCAGTAGATCCAAAAAAAGGTAACATAGGAATCATTGCACCACTTGCAATTGGTATCATTGTTGGTGCAAATATCTTAGCTGGTGGAGCATTTGATGGTGCATCAATGAATCCAGCTGTTTCTTTTGGGCCTGCTGTTGTTAGTTGGACTTGGACTCATCATTGGGTCTATTGGGTCGGCCCATTTATTGGTGCGGCAGTTGCGGCTATTGTCTATGATAATATCTTCATTGGTGAAGATGGTCATGAACCTCTCACTAGTAGTGATTTCTAA